Proteins from a genomic interval of Paenibacillus sp. RC334:
- a CDS encoding rRNA adenine N-6-methyltransferase family protein, with the protein MNAIHFIREYIRHPRSVGAVIPSSKQLAKQITTPIYFDQASCIIEYGAGTGVFTQELIKNKRPDTLLLVIEANESFYKTLQSKYGHLEQVHVIHGSAEHVARYMKQYHVSKVDYIVSGLPFTSLPAALSSLILGQTAEVLGQEGKFITFQYSKVKHNFFRTFFGDIQIKKVHYNVPPAYVFTCSL; encoded by the coding sequence ATGAATGCGATTCACTTTATTCGAGAGTACATCAGGCATCCACGCAGCGTAGGCGCTGTTATACCAAGCTCAAAACAGTTGGCCAAGCAAATTACCACACCAATCTACTTTGACCAAGCATCGTGCATCATTGAGTATGGTGCAGGTACCGGTGTGTTTACGCAAGAACTGATTAAGAACAAGCGCCCGGATACGCTACTGCTAGTGATTGAGGCCAATGAATCGTTTTACAAAACATTGCAAAGCAAGTACGGACACTTGGAGCAAGTACACGTCATTCATGGATCGGCCGAGCATGTAGCCCGGTATATGAAACAGTATCATGTCTCGAAAGTGGATTACATCGTATCAGGACTCCCTTTTACCAGCTTGCCTGCCGCCTTATCCAGCCTGATTTTGGGACAAACGGCCGAAGTACTGGGTCAGGAGGGCAAATTTATTACGTTCCAGTATAGTAAGGTAAAACACAATTTTTTTCGTACCTTCTTTGGCGACATCCAGATCAAAAAGGTACATTACAACGTCCCGCCCGCCTATGTTTTCACTTGCAGTCTGTAA
- a CDS encoding serine protease, protein MNLEWALQWGWSVLNACLYLLLQPFYYISILIVALGYRRQMLLERKLFHTRLHNWPGETWRVVWSGLIAGLALSALGMFVSVHLTTASIVCLWVTTLLLMLVRVRYLCLAYSVGLLGVAQFALNVAEGWQPVGTLGTSVAAIRGLDIPALLVLVAVLHVAEALLVRWQGGKAATPLFVEGKRGRLVGGYRMEDLWPIPLLLLVPVQGGFALPWTPLFGDGTGYMLAALPVLMGFSSVTLGQLPRQKAVLTSNRLLLYSGALLLLSLLAAWWSPLTLVAALFSFLAHEALIWYGNMEESRLSPMFVHPEQGLRVLAVLPDSPATAMGILPGEAIYRVNSVVVNSRNELHQALRINSAFCKLEVRNLQGESKFVQRGMYDGDHHQLGVVLAPDADANWAVSIRPASIYRIVAMRLGARRRKGGQASKTESPSLDTIEK, encoded by the coding sequence ATGAACTTGGAATGGGCTTTACAATGGGGATGGAGCGTTCTAAATGCTTGCTTGTACCTGCTTTTGCAGCCGTTTTACTATATCTCGATACTCATTGTCGCGCTTGGCTATCGTCGGCAAATGCTGCTGGAGCGCAAGCTCTTTCATACCAGGCTGCATAATTGGCCGGGGGAGACGTGGCGTGTGGTCTGGAGTGGTCTAATTGCGGGGCTGGCCCTGTCTGCTCTGGGAATGTTCGTAAGTGTGCATCTGACCACGGCCTCCATCGTATGCCTGTGGGTGACCACATTGCTGCTTATGCTGGTGCGCGTGCGTTACCTGTGCCTGGCCTATTCGGTGGGCCTGCTGGGTGTAGCCCAGTTTGCTCTGAACGTGGCAGAGGGCTGGCAGCCTGTGGGAACGCTTGGAACATCGGTGGCAGCCATCCGTGGATTGGATATTCCTGCGTTGCTGGTACTGGTTGCTGTGCTGCATGTGGCTGAGGCGCTACTGGTTCGCTGGCAGGGAGGAAAGGCCGCAACACCACTGTTCGTGGAGGGCAAGCGGGGAAGGCTGGTCGGAGGCTACCGGATGGAAGACCTCTGGCCCATTCCGTTGTTGCTTCTGGTTCCTGTTCAGGGAGGTTTTGCGCTTCCGTGGACGCCGCTGTTTGGTGATGGAACCGGATATATGCTGGCAGCCTTGCCTGTTCTTATGGGCTTCAGCAGCGTGACGTTAGGCCAGTTGCCACGCCAGAAGGCGGTGCTAACGTCCAACCGCCTGCTTCTCTACAGTGGAGCCTTGCTCCTGCTGAGCCTGCTGGCGGCGTGGTGGAGTCCGCTGACGCTGGTGGCAGCGTTGTTCTCCTTCCTGGCCCATGAGGCGCTGATCTGGTACGGCAACATGGAAGAGAGCCGTCTCAGCCCTATGTTTGTTCATCCGGAGCAAGGGCTGCGTGTGCTGGCTGTGCTGCCGGACAGTCCGGCGACGGCGATGGGTATTCTGCCCGGCGAGGCCATTTACCGCGTCAACAGCGTCGTCGTGAACAGCCGCAACGAATTGCACCAAGCCTTGCGGATCAACTCTGCTTTTTGCAAGCTGGAGGTACGTAACCTTCAAGGTGAGAGCAAGTTTGTGCAGCGCGGTATGTACGATGGTGATCACCACCAGTTGGGAGTCGTGCTTGCACCGGATGCGGACGCGAACTGGGCCGTATCCATACGCCCTGCCTCAATCTATCGGATTGTTGCCATGCGCTTGGGCGCACGGCGGCGCAAAGGTGGACAGGCATCCAAGACGGAGAGTCCAAGTTTGGACACGATAGAAAAATAG
- a CDS encoding S41 family peptidase yields the protein MLKKSTAVLLMVIGLLGGSLLTFAYTGTTTVGSSALGEGLLASVTGSSSTSRSDIRKIETAMDLIQGQYYQDVDRTKLVDGAINGMMESLGDPYSSYMGKETAQQFEQSIEGSFTGIGAEVAAENGKVVVVTPIKGSPAEKAGLRSKDIILSVNGETLDGLDLNKAVSKIRGPKGSQAKVKIQRNGSPDPLEYTITRDSIDMETVTAHMESGGVGVITITQFSLNTADRFKEELAKLEKQGLKGLVIDVRNNPGGVLSVVIDIAQQFVPSGKTIVQVEDKNQKREEEKSKGSSKKYPVTLLMNKGSASASEILAGALQQSAGAVLIGENSFGKGTVQTSYDKQMGDGSLLKITIAKWLTPDGTWIHKKGIKPDIAVEQPEFFTAAPLNKEKPLKYNMNSGDVKNAQIILQGLGYKPGREDGYFDKVTESSVNAFQKQAKLTVNGVIDAKTAAAMEAKLIEKIRDPKNDNQLKQGIEEIRKEMKTSAAK from the coding sequence ATGTTGAAAAAAAGTACAGCGGTACTCTTGATGGTGATTGGGCTGCTTGGCGGTAGCCTGCTCACTTTTGCTTATACTGGAACGACGACAGTGGGAAGCAGCGCTCTGGGCGAAGGACTGCTGGCGAGCGTGACAGGTAGCAGTTCCACCTCCAGAAGTGATATCCGCAAAATCGAGACAGCGATGGATCTGATTCAGGGGCAATATTATCAGGACGTCGACCGTACCAAGCTGGTGGACGGAGCCATCAACGGTATGATGGAATCGCTCGGCGACCCATATTCCTCTTATATGGGCAAAGAAACAGCACAGCAGTTTGAACAGTCCATTGAAGGCTCCTTTACCGGAATCGGGGCTGAGGTAGCGGCAGAAAACGGAAAAGTGGTCGTAGTAACGCCAATTAAAGGCTCACCGGCCGAGAAGGCGGGACTGCGTTCCAAGGACATTATTTTGTCCGTTAACGGTGAAACGCTGGATGGTCTGGATTTGAACAAGGCCGTTTCCAAAATACGTGGACCTAAAGGTAGTCAGGCCAAGGTCAAAATTCAGCGCAACGGCTCTCCTGATCCGTTGGAATACACCATTACCCGTGACAGCATTGATATGGAAACCGTGACGGCTCATATGGAAAGCGGCGGTGTAGGTGTAATCACGATTACCCAGTTCTCCTTGAATACAGCAGATCGTTTTAAAGAAGAACTCGCGAAGCTGGAAAAACAGGGACTTAAAGGGCTCGTCATCGACGTGCGTAATAACCCGGGCGGCGTACTTTCCGTCGTGATTGATATCGCACAGCAATTTGTACCTTCTGGCAAAACGATCGTGCAAGTGGAAGACAAGAATCAGAAGCGTGAAGAAGAGAAATCCAAAGGATCAAGTAAGAAATATCCGGTGACGCTGCTCATGAATAAAGGTAGCGCAAGCGCGTCCGAGATCCTGGCAGGCGCTCTCCAGCAATCGGCTGGCGCAGTATTGATCGGGGAAAATTCCTTTGGTAAAGGTACCGTACAGACCAGCTATGACAAGCAAATGGGCGACGGTAGCCTGCTTAAAATCACGATTGCCAAATGGCTGACGCCAGATGGAACGTGGATTCATAAAAAAGGCATTAAGCCGGATATCGCGGTGGAACAGCCTGAATTCTTCACAGCAGCACCACTGAACAAGGAAAAGCCGTTGAAATACAATATGAATAGCGGCGATGTGAAAAATGCGCAAATCATTCTGCAAGGCTTGGGCTACAAGCCAGGCCGCGAAGACGGCTATTTTGATAAAGTGACGGAAAGCTCCGTTAATGCTTTTCAAAAACAGGCGAAGCTGACGGTTAACGGTGTGATTGATGCGAAGACAGCAGCGGCGATGGAAGCCAAGCTGATCGAAAAAATTCGCGATCCGAAAAATGACAATCAACTCAAGCAGGGGATTGAAGAGATTCGGAAGGAAATGAAGACCAGCGCAGCGAAATAG
- a CDS encoding peptidoglycan DD-metalloendopeptidase family protein: MKKTGSVLAATLVAALLIQPSDGYAKSMHEINSQLNQLEKQAQSAKQQQEKAAQDKQYAQHYKNKTVQNLKIVLDQINSVSDQLTRVAVQIDQTEDNLRATKKDLSEAIDRIQAREKMLETRVRLMYTDGTVSYMDVLMSSASFSDFLSRVDSLKTIVEQDQILLDEHKKDKALVVSKKKQLDTEYKNAKKLYALKQDAKVELNSKEKEKQRLIANYDHDIAESDEISEEQNDMLVALANKRVGLLQEKNKLRAEQAAKAARARAAARAAEAKRYASSSSGAGSNSSHTAASTYTGGSGTLALPVSNYRLSSTFGMRVHPITGKLKGHTGIDMAAPQGTDIHAAEDGVVIVAEWWSGYGNTVVIDHGDGLWTLYGHIRNGGTVVRTGQTVKRGQKIAEVGSTGNSTGPHCHFEVRENNKPVNPMNYL, encoded by the coding sequence TTGAAAAAAACAGGATCTGTGTTGGCCGCTACTTTGGTAGCCGCATTGCTAATCCAGCCTTCTGACGGATATGCCAAAAGCATGCATGAAATCAATTCGCAACTGAATCAATTGGAAAAGCAGGCCCAATCTGCCAAGCAACAGCAGGAAAAGGCGGCTCAAGATAAACAGTATGCCCAACATTACAAAAATAAAACCGTGCAAAACCTGAAAATTGTACTCGACCAGATTAACAGCGTCAGCGACCAGTTGACTCGTGTAGCGGTTCAGATTGATCAAACCGAAGATAATCTGCGTGCAACCAAAAAAGATTTATCTGAAGCGATTGACCGCATTCAGGCACGTGAAAAGATGCTGGAGACCCGTGTGCGCTTGATGTATACGGACGGAACGGTCTCGTATATGGACGTGCTTATGTCTTCGGCCAGCTTTAGCGATTTCCTCAGCCGGGTGGATTCCCTGAAAACGATCGTGGAGCAGGATCAAATCTTGTTGGACGAGCATAAAAAGGACAAGGCTCTGGTCGTAAGCAAGAAGAAGCAGCTCGACACAGAATATAAAAATGCCAAGAAGCTGTATGCGCTTAAGCAGGACGCCAAAGTAGAACTGAATTCGAAGGAAAAAGAGAAGCAAAGACTGATTGCCAATTATGATCATGATATTGCTGAGTCGGATGAAATCAGTGAAGAGCAAAATGATATGCTGGTAGCCCTCGCTAACAAACGTGTGGGTCTGTTGCAGGAGAAAAATAAGCTCAGAGCGGAGCAGGCGGCTAAAGCGGCACGTGCTAGAGCGGCTGCGCGTGCCGCTGAAGCCAAGCGATATGCCTCTTCATCCTCAGGCGCAGGCTCGAATTCCAGTCATACGGCAGCCAGTACGTATACGGGTGGATCGGGCACGTTGGCTTTGCCTGTATCCAATTACCGACTCTCGTCTACTTTTGGCATGCGGGTACATCCGATTACCGGCAAGCTTAAAGGCCATACAGGCATTGATATGGCGGCTCCACAGGGAACCGATATTCATGCAGCAGAAGATGGTGTTGTCATTGTTGCGGAATGGTGGAGTGGCTATGGCAATACGGTCGTGATTGATCACGGAGACGGATTATGGACCCTATACGGACATATTCGCAATGGCGGTACGGTGGTACGTACAGGACAGACTGTGAAACGCGGTCAAAAAATTGCAGAAGTTGGTTCGACGGGCAATTCAACAGGACCTCATTGTCATTTTGAGGTGCGCGAGAATAACAAACCAGTAAATCCGATGAACTATCTATAG
- the ftsX gene encoding permease-like cell division protein FtsX, whose translation MTFNTFLRHLREGFKNIFRNGWMSVASVTSIVVSLLILGVFIMLVLNVNSLADQADSQVEVNVFLELNVEQTMRETLQKEIAAMPEISKTTFITKAQGLEELRKDLGDSGKELLEGFDKDSNPLPDKIVVEVIEPTTVPFVAEKIEKLNTIHPEKPILKVRYGKGTVETLFTITKLIRNVGFIFVAGLGLMSMFLISNTIRVTILARRREIGIMKLVGATNFFIRWPFFIEGALIGLMGSVITVGILFAGYQRLLTAVQGDIALNMLKLMPLQGVWIQLSALLIILGMLVGIVGSTLSMRKFLKV comes from the coding sequence ATGACTTTTAATACCTTCTTGCGTCATCTGCGGGAAGGCTTCAAAAACATATTCCGCAATGGCTGGATGTCCGTGGCATCCGTCACCTCGATTGTTGTGTCACTGCTTATACTGGGTGTGTTTATTATGCTGGTGCTTAACGTCAACTCCTTGGCTGATCAGGCGGATAGCCAGGTGGAGGTTAACGTATTTTTGGAGCTGAATGTAGAACAAACCATGCGTGAAACGCTGCAAAAGGAAATCGCGGCGATGCCGGAAATTAGCAAAACCACCTTTATCACCAAAGCTCAAGGCTTGGAGGAGCTGCGAAAAGATTTGGGAGACAGCGGCAAGGAGCTGCTGGAAGGTTTTGATAAGGACAGCAATCCGCTTCCAGACAAAATCGTTGTAGAGGTCATTGAACCGACAACGGTCCCATTTGTGGCTGAGAAGATTGAGAAGCTGAACACGATACATCCGGAGAAACCGATTTTAAAGGTCCGTTACGGAAAAGGTACCGTGGAGACGCTCTTCACCATTACCAAGCTCATCCGTAATGTGGGCTTTATATTCGTAGCTGGATTGGGACTTATGTCCATGTTCCTGATTTCGAATACGATCCGCGTGACCATTTTGGCACGACGCAGAGAGATTGGCATTATGAAACTGGTTGGTGCGACCAACTTTTTTATACGATGGCCGTTTTTTATTGAAGGTGCGCTTATTGGCCTGATGGGTTCTGTGATTACGGTAGGTATTTTGTTTGCTGGTTATCAGCGTTTGCTTACAGCCGTTCAAGGCGATATTGCACTGAATATGTTGAAGCTTATGCCGCTTCAGGGCGTTTGGATTCAATTGAGTGCCCTGCTAATCATTTTGGGAATGCTCGTCGGGATTGTAGGCAGTACCCTATCCATGCGCAAGTTCTTGAAAGTATAA
- the ftsE gene encoding cell division ATP-binding protein FtsE — translation MIEMQDVWKTYTNGTHALQGVSVKIDRNEFVYVVGPSGAGKSTFMKLIYREEVPTKGQISVNGFNIGKLKQRKIPYVRRNIGVIFQDFRLLPRLTAYENVAFAMEVIEAPKKLIRKRVPEVLELVGLKTKMNREPAQLSGGEQQRVAIARAIVNNPSVIIADEPTGNLDPETSWEIMQLLDEINFRGTTIVMATHNKDIVNSMRKRVIAIENGNIVRDQVRGEYGYDF, via the coding sequence GTGATTGAAATGCAGGATGTGTGGAAGACCTATACTAATGGAACCCACGCACTTCAGGGAGTATCGGTCAAAATTGACCGTAATGAATTCGTATACGTAGTCGGCCCGTCCGGGGCGGGTAAATCGACTTTTATGAAGCTTATTTATAGAGAAGAAGTACCGACCAAGGGGCAAATTTCAGTTAATGGATTTAATATCGGGAAGCTCAAGCAGCGTAAAATTCCCTACGTTCGTCGTAACATCGGAGTCATTTTTCAGGATTTCCGGCTTTTGCCGCGTTTGACGGCCTATGAGAATGTCGCTTTTGCGATGGAAGTCATTGAGGCTCCCAAGAAGCTGATTCGCAAACGGGTGCCGGAAGTGCTCGAATTGGTTGGCTTGAAAACGAAAATGAATCGCGAGCCTGCCCAGCTTTCCGGTGGGGAGCAGCAGCGCGTAGCTATTGCACGGGCTATTGTCAACAATCCGTCCGTGATCATTGCCGATGAACCCACAGGTAATTTGGACCCCGAAACATCGTGGGAGATCATGCAGTTGCTGGACGAAATTAATTTTCGCGGCACGACCATTGTTATGGCGACACACAATAAGGACATCGTAAACTCCATGCGTAAACGCGTCATTGCCATCGAAAATGGTAACATCGTAAGGGATCAGGTGAGAGGGGAGTACGGATATGACTTTTAA